Genomic DNA from Alicyclobacillus fastidiosus:
CTCGCACATTTACTCCACCGGCGCGGGATTGAATGCATCGTGTTAGAGCATCGCTCACGCAAGGACATCGAGGAGACGATTCGAGCGGGGGTGCTCGAGCAGGGAACTGTCGACCTGATGCGAGAGCTTGGTCTCGCTGACAGACTGCTCGCGCAAGGACAGGCGCATCACGGCTTTGAATTGCGCTTTGGCGGCGTGAGCCATCGCGTCAACATGTCGGAACTGACGGGTGGAAAGCACGTCACGGTGTACGCCCAGCACGAAGTGATCCGAGATTTGGTGGGCGGGTGTGAGCGGTGTGGAATTCCCATCTACTTCGAGGTCTCTCAAGTCTCGTTGGAGGCTGTTGAGATGAGCCCCGTCATTCGCTTTGTTCACCGTGGGGCGAGGCGGCAGATAACTTGCACTGCGACTTTATCGCTGGTTGCGACGGATTTCACGGACCGAGTCGACGAACGATACCTAGCCAGTTGCGAATGGAGTACCAGAAGGCGTACCCGGTTGCCTGGCTCGGCATCTTGACAGAAGCCCCGCCGTCGAATGCGGAACTAATCTACAGCAGTCACGAGCGCGGGTTTGCACTGGTAAGCACGAGGTCGCCCGAGATTCAGCGCATGTACGTGCAGGTGGATGCGACTGATCACATCGACGCTTGGTCCGACGAGCGGATATGGAGTGAATTGCACGCGCGGTTGGCGGGAACCGACGGGTTCCGCCTGATCGAAGGGCCGATCGTTCAGAAGAACATCGTACCCATGCGCAGTTTCGTGTGTGACCCGATGCAGCACGGCCGCCTGTTTCTCGCTGGGGACAGCGCGCATATCGTGCCGCCGACCGGAGCGAAGGGATTGAACCTCGCCGTTTCCGACGCGCGCGTGCTGGCCGAGGGGATGGCGCAGTTCTATCAGACGAATAGCTGCAGTCTGCTCGGTGAGTACACCGCCATCTGTCTTCGCCGCGTTTGGAAGGCACAGCGGTTTTCCAACTTGATGACGTCGATGCTGCACCGCTTCGCTGACCACACGGCGTACGAGCGCAGGGTGCAGTTGGCGGAACTGGACTATCTCACGTCCTCGCGCGCCGGGCTGACCACATTGGCAGAAAATTATGTGGGGTTGCCGATTGAATGGGGACCGCGCTGAATCGGCGACCTCATGATCGGCGGCGTTCGTAGTATCCGAGTCGACTCGAGATCTCCGCCGCGATGCCGTGCAAGGTTCGCGCGAGCGACTGCATCTTGGTCTCCGTGAAGCGCTCGGCCGGTCCCACCACGGTGACCGCGCCGATGACGGCCCGCGTATAATCGCGGATGGGAACCGCTACGGAGTGCACGCCATCGCGCAGTTCCCCTCGGCTCATCGCGTACCCGTCCTCGCGAACTTGCGTGAGCGACCGCGAGAGCTCCTCGGGGTCGGTCAAGGTATTTGGCGTGGCCTTTTCGAGTCCGCGCCGCAGCACTTCTTCGATAAACTCCGGTGGCTGGTGTGCCAAGATCGCCTTGCCCGAGCTCGTGCAGTGCAGGGGATTTTTGCGGCCCAAGTGCGTGAGGATCTGAATCGGGTGCTTGCATTCGAGCTTGCTGACATACACCGTGGAATAGTCTTCGAGCACGGCTAAATGGACGGTTTCGTCGAAGCGGTTGACAAACGATTCAAGCAGGTGCTGGCCCTCGCGATAGATTTCGAGGTTGGACATGATAATGCCGCCCAGGCTGAGCACAGATAGCCCGAGCCGATAGCGATGTGTGCGTTCGTCTCGGCGGACAAACCCTTCCTCGGCCAATGTCGTCATGACTCGATGCACCGTGCTCTTGGACAGTTGCAGTTCCTCTGCGATCTCAGTGATGCCCTTTTCGGGCCGATCCATGGTGAAGCAGTTGAGCACGTGCAAGGCGTTTTTCAGGGATGATAGGGTACGGTAGTCGTGCATCTGAGTCTCCATCAATCACACTGCCCTCTACTGTATATTTCGATTTATTCGAGAGTTGTTCCGCATACAAGAACCGAGCTATTTTGAAACCGGTTACTCAATGATAGCATTTTTCTAAGCCGAATGTTGAAGCCATCAATTGGGTTGCGGGATTGAACGAACCCTGTTGCCATTTGCGAGAGGAGGAAATCTGATGAGTTTGGAATTGGCGATGATCTCGCCGCACACGCCGCGAATTTGCCATCAGGACAGGGTGCCGGAGTTCCAAAAGGATATGGTGCAAGCGATGTACGAAGCGGCGAACGTGATCGACAGCGTGAACCCCGATGCCATCGTGCTCGTGTCCTGCCACTGGATGTCCAGCTTCTTTCATTATGTAGATGCGACCGACCGCCACAAGGGCATTTTAACGGCGTTCGAATGTCCAGATTTGATCACGGACGTTCCATATGATCACCCTGGTGATTCGGCGCTCGCCATGGAGTTTGTCGAGGCCGGGAAGGCGGCTGGCCTGTCGGTTGTCGGCATCAACGACCCGACTTACGTGTGGGATTACGGCACGGTTGTCCCTCTGCGCTACTTGTTGAAACGAACGGATATCCCCATTGTCGACTTGTCTGTGTGCTGGGCTGCTTCCCTTGAGGAGACCGTGGAATGGGGGAGGGCGATTGGCGAAGTGATTCGCAATTCGCCAAAGCGAATCGTGTTCGTTGCCAGTGGCGCATTGGCGCACAATTTGGGCCGCCGTCCAGACCTCTGGCCGAATCTGACCGAACAGACGCTTGATCGCGAGTTTTGCAACCACTTGGTTAACGGCGACCGAAAATCCGCGTTGGACATGTTGCCGTCTTACGCCAAAGCGGCGGGCGTGGAGTCGGGCGGTCGACACGTCGCGATGCTCTTGGGCGTCCTTCAAAGCGACTTCCGCGGCGTTCTGCACGGATACGGGCCGTCGTCCGGCTCAGGCAACCCAGTCTTGACGATCCGTCACGCGAGTTAAACGAAGGCTTGCGGATCAGCCACCTTCCAGTCTATTCATAGACATCAATCGCTCCGTTTGGGGTGTAGGAGAGAGGTCAGAGATATGGAACAGGTATTGCATTTTATCGACGGTAAGTTTGTGCCATCTGCGGATGGTCGCACGTTTGACAATATCAATCCGGCTACTGGGGAGAAGATCGGCACTGTCGCAGAAGGGAGTGCCTTCGAGATCAACCAAGCGGTCACGGCGGCGCGCCGCGCGTTTCAGACGTGGGGCAAGACGTCGGCGGCCGAGCGGTCGGCAGTGCTGAATCGCATCGCTCAACTGATGGAAGAGCGACTAGAGGAGCTCGCGCTGCTAGAGACGATGGACACCGGCAAGCCCTTGTCGCTGTCCAAGAGCTTGGATATTCCGCGCGCCGCGTACAACTTTCGGTTTTTCGCGGATTTCGTCAAAGGGTTGTCGACGGAGTGTTTCGAGATGGAGGGCGTGGCGCTCAACTACGCCTTGCGGCGGCCTGTCGGGGTAGCAGGACTGATTTCCCCCTGGAACTTGCCACTTCTCCTGTTGACGTGGAAAGTTGCGCCTTGTCTCGCTGCAGGCGATACGTGCGTCATCAAGCCCGCGGAGTTGACGCCCATGACCGCCACGGTGCTGGCAGAAATATGCAAGGAGGCTGGCTTGCCGGATGGCGTGCTCAACGTCGTGCACGGCTTTGGGCCAGACGCCGCGGGATCTGCGCTCACAGAACACCAAAACGTCGACCTGATCTCGCTCACCGGTGAGACGTCGACGGGGCGCGCGGTGATGAAGGCGGCCTCGGCGACGCTCAAGGGGTTGTCGTTCGAACTGGGCGGCAAGAACCCGAATCTCATCTTCGCCGATGCAGATCTCGACGACGCCATCGAGACGACGCTCCGATCGAGCTTCGCCAATCAAGGCGAAGTGTGTCTCTGTGGTTCCCGCATCTACGTGGAGCGCCCCATCTACGACACGTTTGTCGAACGATTCGCAGCCAAAGCGAGCGAACTGGTCGTCGGAGATCCGTTGGATCCCAAGACGAATGTCGGATCGCTCATCAGTCAGGAGCACCTGGAGCGCGTCGAGGGGTTCATCGAGCGAGCCGTCCAGGAGGGAGGACGCGTCATCCTCGGCGGCAAGCGCCCGGAACATCTGAGCAGAGGCGCCTTCCTCGAACCGACCATCATCGTCGACGTCGATTCCTCGTGTGAGATCACGCGGCAAGAAGTATTCGGCCCCGTGGTGACCATCCAACCGTTTGATACGGTCGAAGAGGTGATTGAAATCGCCAACGACACGAGTTACGGACTGAGTGCGACGGTTTGGACGACCGATTTGAAGCGAGCCCATCGCGTCGCTGGGGCGTTGGAGGCAGGTATCGTCTGGGTCAACACGTGGTTCCTGCGCGACCTCCGGACGCCGTTCGGCGGTTCCAAGCAAAGTGGCATTGGCCGCGAGGGTGGCGTTCACTCGTTCGAATTTTTCTCGGAACTCAAGAATATCTGCATCAAGTTGTAACTTGCAACGCGCGTGCAGGTGTCATCGTACGAATGCGAAGGAGGAGGGCCCTGTGTCGATAGGGACATCATCGAGATACGCGGAGAGACTTTTTCAGGCCCAACAAAATCTGTCACCGATTCCACCCATCACGAGTGAAGGCGCCGAGATAACCATGGAAACGGCGTATGCCATCCAATTGCACAACGTGGAGAGGCGCCTCGCGGCTGGCGACCGAGTGGTCGGTCACAAAATTGGCCTGACGAGCAAACCGATGCAGGCGATGCTTGGTGTCGATGAGCCGGATTTCGGCCACCTATTCGCCTCCATGCAATACCAGTCCGGGGACACCGTGGATTATCCCCTGATTCAGCCTCGCGTGGAGCCTGAGTTGGCCTTCTTGTTACAGGATGATTTAATCGGACCGAACGTGAGTGTTCAGGATGTATTGCGAGCCACGCGATACGTGTTGCCTGCGATTGAGATCATCGACAGCCGCATCGCCGACTGGCGAATTCAGTTGGCGGACACCATTGCCGACAACGCTTCCCTGGGCTGTTTCGTTCTAGGCGACGCGGTTCGCGCTCCGGAAGAGGTCAACCTCACGACTATCGGAGGTGTTCTGCGAGTCAACGGGGCCATTGTGCAGACCGGGGCTGGCGGCGCCGTCATGGGACATCCAGCTGCAGCGGTAGCTTGGCTGGCCAACAAGCTATCCTCCCTTGGGACTGAACTGAAGGCGGGCGAGGTCATCCTCTCCGGGGCGATCAGCGCGGCTGTGACGGTCCAACCGGGGGATCGCGTTTCGCTCTCGTTTGGCCCGCTCGGCAAAGTGGATTTGATGATGAAGGCGTAGCGACGGCGAAGACCTTGTCCTGCCGTGTACGCGTTCGGATATGGGGGGAAACCTGATGGCGAAGTTGAAAGCGATGATCGTCGGTTCGGGAAATATCGGAACCGACTTGATGATCAAGTTGAAGCGGAGCGACTGGCTTGAACCGGCGTGGATGATCGGGATCGATCCGGCCTCCGATGGATTGAAGAGGGCGAAGGCGGCTGGACTTGAAGTGTCTGCCGAAGGGCTGCAGGCGGTCTTGGCAGCCGGTGCTCGACCAGATGTGGTGTTCGATGCCACGAGTGCCAAGGCACACGTGAGACACGCAAAGTTGCTCCGGGAGGCCGGAATCCAGGCCATCGACTTGACGCCAGCGGCTCGCGGTCCATACGTCATCGCTGCCGTCAATCTCGAGGAGCACCTCGAGTCGGAAAACGTCAATATGGTGACGTGCGGCGGACAGGCGACAGTGCCGATCGTGCACGCGGTCAGCCGCGTCGTCGGCGTCAGCTACGGGGAGATCGTCGCAACTATCGCTAGCAAGAGTGCTGGCCCGGGGACGCGCCAAAATATCGACGAATTTACGGAGACGACATCGAGGGCGATTGAGACCATTGGCGGTGCCAAAAAGGGTAAGGCTATCATCATTCTCAATCCTGCTGATCCGCCTATCCTCATGCGCGACACGATTTACTGCCTAATGGAGGACAGCGGCCCGGCGGTTTATCAGAAAGTCGAGGAGTCCATTCATCAGATGGTTGCGCATGTGCAAACATACGTGCCTGGATATCGCTTGAATCGGGATCCGATCTTCAAAGACAACATGGTCAGCGTATCCATCGAAGTCGAGGGACTCGGGGACTATCTGCCCGTCTACGCTGGAAATCTCGACATCATGACCGCGGCGGCGGTGAAGTTTAGTGAAGAGTACGCGAAACATCAATCGCCTGTGCACAAGTGAGGAAGGATGGTCGTGCAATGAAATACAAAATATCGCTCACTGACGTCACCTTGCGTGACGGGATGCATGCGGTCAGACATCAGTTCAGCGTGGATGACGCTTCGGCGATTGCGGGCGCACTCGATGGCACGGGCGTCGCGCTGATTGAGGCCACGCATGGCGACGGGCTGGGCGGCAGCTCGGTTCAGTATGGATTTTCCAAGGAGACCGAGGAGGACTATTTGCGGGCGGTCTGTGACACCGTGAAGGCTGCGCGCGTGGCGGCGCTCTTGCTGCCGGGCATCGGGACGATGTCGGAACTGAAAAAGGCGGTCGAATGGGGGATTCGGGCTGTTCGAGTCGCGACCCATTCGACGGAAGCCGACATTGCGGAGCAGCACATCGGGGAGGCCCGTAAACTCGGTTTGGATACGGTTGGCTTTCTGATGATGTCTCACATGACGTCTGTCGACACGCTCGTCGAAGAGGCCAAGAAGATGGAGTCGTACGGGGCGCATTGCGTCTATATCGTCGACTCCGCCGGTGCTATGCTGATGGACGAGGTTCGAGCGAAGGTCTCGGCGCTGCGCAATGCCTTGTCGCCAGAGGTGCAGGTCGGGTTCCACGCCCACAACAATTTGGGCGTTTCCGTGGCTAACTCCATCGCTGCCGTCGAGGAAGGGGCTTATCGCATCGACGCCAGTCTGGCGGGACTCGGTGCGGGTGCTGGAAACACGCCGCTCGAAGTCTTCGTGGCGGCGTGTGAGAAGCACGGCATCGATACCGGCGTCCAACTGTACCCGGTGATGGACGCGGCGGAAGAGGTGGTCCGTCCGCGGATGCATCGTCCAATCGTCACCGATAAGATCAGTCTCACGCTGGGGTACTCCGGCGTCTATTCCAGCTTCCTGCTTCACGCGTTTCGGGCGGCCGAACAATTCCAGGTCGACCCGCGCGACGTGCTCGTGGAACTCGGTCGGCGCAAGGTTGTCGGCGGGCAGGAGGACATGATTGTCGACGTGGCGTACGAGCTTTCCAAACAGGTTTGATGGGAGTTGTGGAATGTGACCTTTGAGACGATTGCAAACGAATTGTATGACCATCAGACATCTGCCGAGGAACTCGAGAAGCTCACGCTTCGTTACGACGGGCTCAGCGTGGAGGATGCGTACCAGATTCAAGATTTGGTGATGGAGCGGTATATGCGCGGAGACGACCGGTTGATCGGCTGGAAAATGGGTTTGACGAGCAAGGCCAAACAGCAGTCGGTCGGCGTGGACGAGGCGATTTACGGACATCTGTTGAAGTCGATGGAATTGCATATCCCCGAGGTGTCTCTAGAGGGGCTCATTCACCCGCGCGTGGAGCCAGAACTTGCGTTTGTGTTGAAGCGCCCGCTGGAGGGCCCGGATGTCACGCCTCGCGACGTCTGGCTCGCCACGGAATGTATCATGCCTGCCATCGAAGTCATCGACAGCCGATATAAAAATTTTTCGTTCACGTTGGTCGATGTGATTGCGGACAACGCATCTAGCGCCAAATTCTATGTTGGACCACAGGCTTTTTCACCGTACCAGTTCCAATGGGAAGGTGTTGGTGTGGTGATGAAGCAAAATGGAGCAGTCGTGCAGACTGGCGCAGGTGCGGCGGTGCTTGGGCATCCCGTGCACTCTGTGGTTGAACAAGTACGCATGTTGAGTCGAGTCGGCAAGCGGGTTGAGGCGGGCATGCTGGTGCTCACCGGAGGTATCACGGAGGCCATTCACATCTATGAAGGGGACTCCATCTGCGTCGAGTTTGACGGTCTGGGTGAGTTGAATCTGTCCGTGCGCGCCTAAAGGTGCTAGAGAGGGGGAGAAGTGGATGCCGCTGATTCAGATGAGCATCATCGAAGGAAGGCCGCCTGAGGTCAAAAAGGAATTGATTCGCGAAGTGACAGATGCCGTCGTGCGAACCCTGGGCGCCAAGCCGGAGGCGGTTCGCGTCCTCCTGTATGAAGTGCCGCCCGAACACTGGGGCGTTGGCGGTGTGTCGAAGGCGGATGAACAAGATTCGTAAGATGAGGGGAGACGGGAGTTACCATGTTTGATGTCCACTCGCATTTTGTGCCGAGACGCGTCTTGGAGTGGCTCGAGTTGAACCAGGCACGGGTGCCGATGACGCTTGATGAACGAGTTCCAGGCAAAGATCCATTTCTGACCGTGAATGACAAATGGAGCTTTGAGCTCAAGCGAACGTTTTTCGATCCCGCCGCCTACCTGGCGGAACAATCTGCAGCGGGCATCAAACATACCTTGGTCTCACCCATCCCGCAACTCTTTCTGTACGATTTCTCCGCAGACATCACGACAGCCGTCAGTGAACTGTACAACGGCGAACTCGCGGCGTGGGTGCAGTCGCACGATGAAAGACTTTCCGGCTTGGGGACCATCCCGTTAAATGCGCCAGAACAGGCCGCGCAGACGTTAGAGACTGCGCTCGATTTGGGACTTAAAGGGGTCATCATCGGTCCCGGCCATCAGGGGATACCGCTCAGCGACGAGCGATTTCGTCCGGTTTGGCAAAAGGCCGACGATGCGGGCGCCATTGTCTTTATCCATCCTCTGTTAAACGATGACCCGCGGATTCAACGCCTCATGATGCCAAATTTAATCGGCGTTCCCTGGGAGACGACGATTTGTGCGCTCGATCTCATCTTGGGTGGCGTGTTAGATCAATATCCAAACGTAAAAGTTCTGCTTGCTCACGGCGGTGGGTTTCTGCCCTATCAGGTAGGGCGCCTTACTCAAGGTTACTCGGTGTGGCCCGCTGTCCGAAACACGATTCAGGAGTCTCCCGCTGAATACCTGCGCCGCTTTTGGTACGACAGCGTGCTCTGGGACGAGCGCTCGCTCAAATACCTTCAGAGTGTGGTGGGGTTGGAACGAGTTTTACCGGGATCGGATTACCCGTTTGATTTACGCGTTTGGCCGCCGATGCTGGAGAATGAGGACGCGGTGCAGGCATTCTTGAACATTTGATCGGCAGTCAAGCCGAACTTATGGATTCACAAGGAAACCAGTAGCTACTACAAGGCCACCCGATTCAACTCCCAGGGCCATTGCACAGTCAGATAGGCGGACTGTGCAATGGCCCTATTGATCGTGTTTGTCGAGTTTCCCCGAACGAGCCAAACGATTACAATGAGGTGAGAATCTTTGGCCACGCGCAACGCAAAGCGCAAGTGAAGGGACGATGGCATGAGAGCTCGAACGAGGCAAAACGGACATCGGGGCAGAAGACCACGGGCACGCCGCGTTCGCGGATCGTGGTTCTCTGGTTTGCTCCTCCTATGTGCCGCGGCGCTCACGTCTGTACTGCCTATCACGACGTTCGCCGCAACAGCGGACAAGCCGACGATGTACATGAGCGCATCTGCGGGATATGGCGGTTACTATATAAAGGAAGATTGGGTTCCCGTCGCGGTGACGATTCATCACGTGGGTGCTGCCCAAAACGCGACGCTTAGCGTACACGTGAACGATGCGCTCGTCGGTGGTCGGCGCCTTGGCGGTTCCCTCAAATGGAATGTACGACTCCCGGCAAACGGCTGGACGACGACGGAGATCGACGTACCCGGCGTCGTGGTCAGCCAGGGTGCATCGGTCACGTGTTCAGCAGGAGGCGTTCCGCTGTATACGGCTGCGCTGAGCGGAAACGCCGTGACGAACGTAGCGTTGATCGCAGTGCTGGCTACGAGTAGTCAGGCGACGCAATTCTTGGCGGGATCGAGTACAAGTGCCAATCCTGTGTTGGCCGTGGCGCTGAACCCCTCGCTCTTACCGACGTCGGTCAACCTATTCGACGGACTGACAGCTGTCGTCACCTCGCTCGATACCTTGGCGGGGCTGAGCACGGCGCAGCAGGAGGCACTGCAGAACTGGGTTAAGCTGGGCGGTCTCTTGGTGATCTCGGGAACGGACAAGGCGCCGGCGATGTGGCGGGCGAGTGTCCCTTTGGAGCCGGGCTCAGAAAAATTGGCACAGGGCAGTTTCCTATCCCAATTTGCGAATAGCGCCGGCCTTGAGAACCAGATCGGGATCTCCGTCGGTGGCGTAGGCGCGACGGCGCGGTTGTGGGCTGGGACAAATCAAGCGCCGCTGCTGGCGAGCGAGAGCTTGGGAAGAGGTCAAATTTGGCAGACCGCCTTTTCGCCGATGGATCCGACATTGCTCGGGTGGTCAGGAAATCCGTTGATGTGGACGGCCATCTTCAAACATGGTGTCGAGGGAGCGGATTCCGCCCTCGCACCACTGTTTAGCAGCAATGGCGCAGAGAGTCTAGCGTCGGTTGGAGATGCCTTAGCTCCGCTGCGAGTTCCGTCGTTGCCTGTGTTTGGGGCGGTGTTCGCACTGTATCTGATCGTCATCGGGCCAGTGCTGTTTCTCGTCTTGCGGCGATTCCGAAGGGCGCATTGGGCGTGGGGTCTCCTGCCGATCTTCAGTGGTATCACCACCATCGGTATCTATCTGTTCGGCGGGACCGAGCGGCCGAGTGGTCTGTTGATGGACGGCGTCGGCGTGGTCGATCTCAGCGGCGACGGCCGCGCTGAGTCGTACGGCGTAGAGGCGTTCATGTCCCCCTATCCGGGCGGGCTCGACTTTTCTCTGCCGAGCCAGACGCTCGCGGTGCCGATGTCGGTGAAAGAGACCTTACCGGCGAGTGATGCGGTCGTCGGCTACACGACTCAGGCCACCAATGTTCAATTCCGGAATGTCGGCCGTTGGCGCGTGCGCTACGTCTATGCAGCGCACCTGGACGAGAACAGCGGCGAATTTGTCACGAATCTGAGCAGCGCCTATGGTCTTTTGTTTGGAACCGTCACGAACGACACGCCATACCAGGTCGATCACGCCGCGATCGTCTGGGAAAACCATATGTACCGCCTCGGCACGCTGAAACCAGGGCAAATGGTTGAGTTGAATCCGGCTGCGGCGACCGTGACGACACAGTGGATCTCTGACTATGGGACCTACAATCGCGATTTGACACACGGCATCGGCCGCTCGCTAGGCGCCTATCTGACGCAGTTTTCCGCGAGTGCGACCACCGCTTCAGAAGATGCTGACGCACCGACGGCGATGCTGATTGCTACGACCGACAAACGAACTTCTACCTTGCCGGCACCCGCGAAGGCGCAGGATGTCAGCAGTGACAAGACGTTGGTCCTCGTGCGTCAATACGCCGATGTCAACCCAGGCATAGGGGGCCCGTTGCCGTGATTCTCACGCAGAACCTTGTGAAGAAATATGGGAAAATGGTCGCAGTCAACGAGATTAATCTCTCAGTCGAGCGCGGAACGGTCTTCGGACTCGTCGGGGAAAACGGGGCCGGGAAGACGTCTGCGCTGTCGATGCTTGCGACCTTGTCGACGCCGACGTGCGGATATGCGTACATCAACGGCTATGAGGTGTCGCGGAATCCGCGCGAAGTGCGTCGGTCGATCGGGTATATGCCCGACTCCTTTGGCGTGTACGACGACCTCACCGTCATGGAGTACCTGCGCTTTTTCGCCGACTGCTACGACGTCGACAAGCGTTTGATCCGCCCTCGCGCAGAGGAATTGATTGAGCGCGTGAGACTCACGGACAAGCGCGATACCTACGTCAACGCCCTGTCGAGAGGGATGCAGCAGCGGTTGGAAATCGCGCGCTGTCTCATGCACGATCCGGAAGTGCTCATCTTGGACGAGCCATCGTCAGGCCTTGACCCGCGATCGCGGATCGAGATGAGGGCGGTG
This window encodes:
- a CDS encoding amidohydrolase family protein, whose translation is MFDVHSHFVPRRVLEWLELNQARVPMTLDERVPGKDPFLTVNDKWSFELKRTFFDPAAYLAEQSAAGIKHTLVSPIPQLFLYDFSADITTAVSELYNGELAAWVQSHDERLSGLGTIPLNAPEQAAQTLETALDLGLKGVIIGPGHQGIPLSDERFRPVWQKADDAGAIVFIHPLLNDDPRIQRLMMPNLIGVPWETTICALDLILGGVLDQYPNVKVLLAHGGGFLPYQVGRLTQGYSVWPAVRNTIQESPAEYLRRFWYDSVLWDERSLKYLQSVVGLERVLPGSDYPFDLRVWPPMLENEDAVQAFLNI
- a CDS encoding fumarylacetoacetate hydrolase family protein — its product is MTFETIANELYDHQTSAEELEKLTLRYDGLSVEDAYQIQDLVMERYMRGDDRLIGWKMGLTSKAKQQSVGVDEAIYGHLLKSMELHIPEVSLEGLIHPRVEPELAFVLKRPLEGPDVTPRDVWLATECIMPAIEVIDSRYKNFSFTLVDVIADNASSAKFYVGPQAFSPYQFQWEGVGVVMKQNGAVVQTGAGAAVLGHPVHSVVEQVRMLSRVGKRVEAGMLVLTGGITEAIHIYEGDSICVEFDGLGELNLSVRA
- the dmpG gene encoding 4-hydroxy-2-oxovalerate aldolase produces the protein MKYKISLTDVTLRDGMHAVRHQFSVDDASAIAGALDGTGVALIEATHGDGLGGSSVQYGFSKETEEDYLRAVCDTVKAARVAALLLPGIGTMSELKKAVEWGIRAVRVATHSTEADIAEQHIGEARKLGLDTVGFLMMSHMTSVDTLVEEAKKMESYGAHCVYIVDSAGAMLMDEVRAKVSALRNALSPEVQVGFHAHNNLGVSVANSIAAVEEGAYRIDASLAGLGAGAGNTPLEVFVAACEKHGIDTGVQLYPVMDAAEEVVRPRMHRPIVTDKISLTLGYSGVYSSFLLHAFRAAEQFQVDPRDVLVELGRRKVVGGQEDMIVDVAYELSKQV
- a CDS encoding 2-keto-4-pentenoate hydratase; amino-acid sequence: MSIGTSSRYAERLFQAQQNLSPIPPITSEGAEITMETAYAIQLHNVERRLAAGDRVVGHKIGLTSKPMQAMLGVDEPDFGHLFASMQYQSGDTVDYPLIQPRVEPELAFLLQDDLIGPNVSVQDVLRATRYVLPAIEIIDSRIADWRIQLADTIADNASLGCFVLGDAVRAPEEVNLTTIGGVLRVNGAIVQTGAGGAVMGHPAAAVAWLANKLSSLGTELKAGEVILSGAISAAVTVQPGDRVSLSFGPLGKVDLMMKA
- a CDS encoding FAD-dependent monooxygenase, with product MKTQVGIIGAGPAGLMLAHLLHRRGIECIVLEHRSRKDIEETIRAGVLEQGTVDLMRELGLADRLLAQGQAHHGFELRFGGVSHRVNMSELTGGKHVTVYAQHEVIRDLVGGCERCGIPIYFEVSQVSLEAVEMSPVIRFVHRGARRQITCTATLSLVATDFTDRVDERYLASCEWSTRRRTRLPGSAS
- a CDS encoding extradiol ring-cleavage dioxygenase: MSLELAMISPHTPRICHQDRVPEFQKDMVQAMYEAANVIDSVNPDAIVLVSCHWMSSFFHYVDATDRHKGILTAFECPDLITDVPYDHPGDSALAMEFVEAGKAAGLSVVGINDPTYVWDYGTVVPLRYLLKRTDIPIVDLSVCWAASLEETVEWGRAIGEVIRNSPKRIVFVASGALAHNLGRRPDLWPNLTEQTLDREFCNHLVNGDRKSALDMLPSYAKAAGVESGGRHVAMLLGVLQSDFRGVLHGYGPSSGSGNPVLTIRHAS
- a CDS encoding IclR family transcriptional regulator, which encodes METQMHDYRTLSSLKNALHVLNCFTMDRPEKGITEIAEELQLSKSTVHRVMTTLAEEGFVRRDERTHRYRLGLSVLSLGGIIMSNLEIYREGQHLLESFVNRFDETVHLAVLEDYSTVYVSKLECKHPIQILTHLGRKNPLHCTSSGKAILAHQPPEFIEEVLRRGLEKATPNTLTDPEELSRSLTQVREDGYAMSRGELRDGVHSVAVPIRDYTRAVIGAVTVVGPAERFTETKMQSLARTLHGIAAEISSRLGYYERRRS
- a CDS encoding aldehyde dehydrogenase, which encodes MEQVLHFIDGKFVPSADGRTFDNINPATGEKIGTVAEGSAFEINQAVTAARRAFQTWGKTSAAERSAVLNRIAQLMEERLEELALLETMDTGKPLSLSKSLDIPRAAYNFRFFADFVKGLSTECFEMEGVALNYALRRPVGVAGLISPWNLPLLLLTWKVAPCLAAGDTCVIKPAELTPMTATVLAEICKEAGLPDGVLNVVHGFGPDAAGSALTEHQNVDLISLTGETSTGRAVMKAASATLKGLSFELGGKNPNLIFADADLDDAIETTLRSSFANQGEVCLCGSRIYVERPIYDTFVERFAAKASELVVGDPLDPKTNVGSLISQEHLERVEGFIERAVQEGGRVILGGKRPEHLSRGAFLEPTIIVDVDSSCEITRQEVFGPVVTIQPFDTVEEVIEIANDTSYGLSATVWTTDLKRAHRVAGALEAGIVWVNTWFLRDLRTPFGGSKQSGIGREGGVHSFEFFSELKNICIKL
- a CDS encoding 4-oxalocrotonate tautomerase — encoded protein: MPLIQMSIIEGRPPEVKKELIREVTDAVVRTLGAKPEAVRVLLYEVPPEHWGVGGVSKADEQDS
- a CDS encoding acetaldehyde dehydrogenase (acetylating); the protein is MAKLKAMIVGSGNIGTDLMIKLKRSDWLEPAWMIGIDPASDGLKRAKAAGLEVSAEGLQAVLAAGARPDVVFDATSAKAHVRHAKLLREAGIQAIDLTPAARGPYVIAAVNLEEHLESENVNMVTCGGQATVPIVHAVSRVVGVSYGEIVATIASKSAGPGTRQNIDEFTETTSRAIETIGGAKKGKAIIILNPADPPILMRDTIYCLMEDSGPAVYQKVEESIHQMVAHVQTYVPGYRLNRDPIFKDNMVSVSIEVEGLGDYLPVYAGNLDIMTAAAVKFSEEYAKHQSPVHK
- a CDS encoding 4-hydroxybenzoate 3-monooxygenase: MAGCDGFHGPSRRTIPSQLRMEYQKAYPVAWLGILTEAPPSNAELIYSSHERGFALVSTRSPEIQRMYVQVDATDHIDAWSDERIWSELHARLAGTDGFRLIEGPIVQKNIVPMRSFVCDPMQHGRLFLAGDSAHIVPPTGAKGLNLAVSDARVLAEGMAQFYQTNSCSLLGEYTAICLRRVWKAQRFSNLMTSMLHRFADHTAYERRVQLAELDYLTSSRAGLTTLAENYVGLPIEWGPR
- a CDS encoding ABC transporter ATP-binding protein, which encodes MILTQNLVKKYGKMVAVNEINLSVERGTVFGLVGENGAGKTSALSMLATLSTPTCGYAYINGYEVSRNPREVRRSIGYMPDSFGVYDDLTVMEYLRFFADCYDVDKRLIRPRAEELIERVRLTDKRDTYVNALSRGMQQRLEIARCLMHDPEVLILDEPSSGLDPRSRIEMRAVLQGLRDTGKTILISTHVLHELAEVADEIGILRSGELVAVAAIQVMLQHSNAYRTIVLCARDKGSALERVLQEDKQVLRIDDGRDGVEVLYAGTHSQQAELLTKLVEAGVRLTQFTEKPTDIEDLFLRLSAVQEGQ